One genomic region from Nitrospirota bacterium encodes:
- the miaA gene encoding tRNA (adenosine(37)-N6)-dimethylallyltransferase MiaA yields the protein MSPVSTMSRTEEFVRFKPVVVVVGPTAVGKSRVAVGLAKRLQTEVLAADSRQVYRGMDIGTDKPTLEERDGVPHRLIDLVDPDEAFNAGIYRRTALPEIDRLHREGRLPLVVGGTGLYVRTLIRGLCEGPEADPTFRAKLEEEARRTGAEALHRELTRVDPESAARLHPHDQVKVMRALEVYHLLGRPLSSMHQRHVFGESPFSALLIGLMRERKALYRRIEERVDSQLARGLVDEVRGLLARGCDRRLGSMKGLGYRQIAAYLAGDCEYTEAVRLLKRDTRRFAKRQLTWFRKEPGILWLSLAEDESVERITDKVLAMIEGFLAGLGREAQGNKQSGRMAAAGVTAG from the coding sequence ATGTCCCCTGTTTCAACCATGAGCCGGACCGAGGAATTCGTCAGATTCAAGCCGGTCGTGGTCGTGGTCGGCCCGACCGCCGTCGGCAAAAGCCGGGTCGCCGTCGGATTGGCCAAGCGCCTGCAGACCGAAGTCCTGGCGGCGGATTCCAGACAGGTCTATCGGGGAATGGATATCGGAACGGACAAGCCGACTCTGGAAGAGCGGGACGGCGTGCCGCACCGTCTGATCGACTTGGTCGATCCCGATGAGGCGTTCAATGCAGGGATATACCGGCGAACGGCCTTGCCGGAAATCGACCGGCTGCATCGCGAAGGCCGTCTGCCGCTGGTGGTGGGGGGGACAGGGCTCTATGTCCGCACTCTGATTCGCGGGCTGTGCGAGGGGCCGGAGGCCGACCCGACTTTCCGCGCCAAGCTTGAGGAGGAAGCGCGACGAACAGGGGCGGAGGCCCTGCATCGTGAGCTGACCCGTGTCGATCCGGAGTCGGCCGCCCGGCTGCATCCGCATGACCAAGTCAAAGTCATGCGGGCGTTGGAGGTCTATCATCTGCTGGGACGACCGCTCTCCTCGATGCATCAACGCCACGTATTCGGCGAGTCGCCGTTTTCAGCGCTTCTGATCGGCCTCATGAGGGAGCGGAAAGCCTTGTACCGCCGGATCGAAGAGCGGGTGGATTCGCAGTTGGCCCGCGGGTTGGTCGACGAAGTTCGGGGTCTGCTGGCGAGAGGCTGCGATCGACGGTTGGGCTCGATGAAGGGGCTTGGCTATCGGCAGATTGCCGCCTATCTCGCCGGGGACTGCGAGTACACGGAAGCCGTTCGGTTGTTGAAGCGGGACACGAGGCGGTTTGCCAAGCGGCAACTCACCTGGTTCCGGAAGGAACCCGGGATCCTCTGGTTGTCGCTCGCGGAGGACGAATCGGTGGAACGGATCACCGACAAGGTTCTGGCGATGATCGAAGGGTTCCTCGCGGGGTTGGGTCGGGAAGCGCAGGGGAACAAACAAAGCGGCCGCATGGCTGCAGCGGGAGTCACGGCGGGATGA
- the mtnP gene encoding S-methyl-5'-thioadenosine phosphorylase produces the protein MKTATNKARATVGIIGGSGLYEMDGLSQVRKASVRTPFGRPSDAVVLGTLDGVRVAFLSRHGRGHRFNPGEINYRANIYALKSLGVHRVISISAVGSMKETIKPGEVVLPDQFIDLTKRRMSTFFEGGVVAHVAFGDPVCRSLARSLSKAAHEAGAAVHEGGTYLCIEGPQFSSRAESLLYRKWGVDVIGMTNMPEAKLAREAELCYATVALVTDYDCWHETEEAVTVEAILATLRNNVALAKRLLRKALESTGIEQTGCACGQALRDALVTDPRTIPTETRKRLDLLIGRYLNVTREA, from the coding sequence ATGAAGACGGCGACAAACAAGGCCCGGGCGACGGTGGGAATTATCGGAGGGAGCGGTCTCTATGAAATGGACGGCCTGAGCCAGGTTCGCAAAGCCAGCGTGCGGACTCCGTTCGGGCGGCCGTCGGATGCCGTCGTGCTCGGAACGCTGGACGGGGTGCGGGTGGCCTTCCTCTCCCGCCACGGGCGCGGTCATCGCTTCAACCCCGGCGAAATCAACTATCGTGCCAACATCTATGCGCTGAAGTCGCTCGGCGTGCACCGTGTCATTTCGATCAGCGCAGTCGGGAGCATGAAGGAGACGATCAAGCCGGGCGAGGTCGTCCTGCCCGATCAATTCATCGACCTGACCAAACGGCGCATGTCCACCTTCTTCGAAGGAGGAGTCGTCGCCCACGTCGCCTTCGGCGATCCTGTGTGCCGGTCGTTGGCCCGGTCCTTGTCCAAAGCGGCGCATGAAGCCGGCGCCGCCGTTCATGAGGGCGGCACGTATCTCTGCATAGAGGGCCCGCAGTTTTCATCCCGTGCGGAGTCCCTGCTGTACCGCAAGTGGGGCGTGGACGTGATCGGCATGACCAACATGCCGGAAGCCAAGCTGGCGCGGGAAGCCGAGCTGTGCTACGCGACGGTCGCTCTCGTGACGGACTATGATTGCTGGCACGAGACCGAAGAGGCGGTCACGGTTGAAGCTATTCTCGCGACCTTGCGCAACAACGTCGCGCTGGCGAAACGCCTGCTGCGGAAGGCGCTAGAGTCGACCGGGATCGAGCAGACCGGTTGCGCGTGCGGACAGGCGCTGAGAGACGCCCTCGTGACGGATCCGCGGACGATCCCCACAGAGACACGGAAGCGTCTGGACCTCTTGATCGGCCGGTATCTGAACGTGACGCGTGAGGCGTGA
- a CDS encoding PfkB family carbohydrate kinase: protein MGKLLVVGSVALDTVRTPFGEAAEVLGGSATYFATAASYFTSVDLIAVVGEDFPEHHMKFLKSRGIDLAGLERRPGATFRWKGEYTHQLNEAHTLDTRLNVFESFRPKIPPHYRTPDVLFLGNIDPELQLDVLRQVKRPSLVACDTMNFWITGKREALWRVLEHVDMLIINDAEARALGDHPNLVRVAKTILARGPKHLIVKRGEYGVLMFNEKQVFGAPAFPLEEVRDPTGAGDTFAGGFLGFLAATGNRSPEAIRQAVVFGSVMASFTVEAFSLDRLRVLDYKEIQDRFREFKRLTHFEDLP from the coding sequence ATGGGCAAATTGCTAGTTGTCGGGTCGGTGGCGCTCGATACGGTCAGAACGCCGTTCGGCGAAGCGGCCGAGGTGCTGGGAGGGTCGGCAACCTACTTTGCCACCGCCGCGAGTTACTTCACCAGCGTCGATCTGATCGCCGTCGTCGGGGAGGACTTCCCGGAACACCATATGAAGTTTCTCAAAAGCCGCGGAATCGACCTGGCGGGTCTGGAGCGGCGGCCGGGGGCGACCTTTCGGTGGAAAGGCGAATATACCCATCAGCTCAACGAGGCCCACACGTTGGACACGCGGCTGAATGTCTTCGAGTCCTTCCGGCCGAAGATCCCCCCGCACTATCGAACGCCCGACGTGCTGTTCCTCGGCAATATCGATCCGGAGCTTCAGTTGGATGTGCTGCGGCAGGTGAAGCGACCATCGCTGGTCGCCTGCGACACCATGAATTTCTGGATCACGGGCAAGCGCGAGGCGCTGTGGCGGGTTCTCGAGCACGTCGACATGCTGATCATCAACGACGCCGAGGCCAGGGCACTCGGCGATCATCCCAATCTGGTTCGGGTGGCCAAAACCATTTTGGCGAGAGGGCCGAAGCATCTGATCGTCAAGCGCGGAGAATACGGGGTCCTGATGTTCAACGAGAAGCAGGTGTTCGGAGCGCCGGCGTTTCCTTTGGAAGAAGTCCGTGATCCGACCGGAGCGGGCGACACGTTCGCGGGCGGGTTCCTGGGATTCCTGGCGGCGACGGGGAATCGGTCTCCCGAGGCGATCCGCCAAGCGGTCGTCTTCGGTAGCGTGATGGCCTCCTTTACCGTGGAAGCCTTTAGTCTTGACCGGTTGCGCGTCCTGGATTACAAAGAGATCCAAGATCGATTCCGTGAGTTTAAGCGATTGACGCATTTCGAGGATTTGCCGTGA